From a single Hemitrygon akajei chromosome 28, sHemAka1.3, whole genome shotgun sequence genomic region:
- the LOC140717544 gene encoding histone H2B-like → MPDPPKPAPKKGAKKALSKPASKSGKKRKRSRKESYAIYIYKVMKQVHPDTGISSKAMSIMNSFVNDIFERIAGEASRLAHYNKRSTISSREIQTAVRLLLPGELAKHAVSEGTKAVTKYTSSK, encoded by the coding sequence ATGCCTGATCCACCGAAACCCGCTCCCAAGAAGGGCGCCAAGAAAGCTCTGTCCAAACCGGCGAGCAAGTCTGGCAAGAAGCGCAAGAGGTCGAGGAAGGAGAGTTACGCCATCTACATCTACAAAGTGATGAAGCAGGTTCACCCTGACACCGGCATCTCCTCCAAGGCCATGAGCATCATGAATTCATTCGTGAACGATATTTTCGAGCGTATCGCGGGTGAGGCTTCCCGCCTGGCCCATTACAACAAGCGGTCTACCATCAGCTCCCGGGAGATCCAGACCGCCGTGCGCCTGCTGCTGCCCGGGGAGCTGGCCAAGCACGCCGTGTCCGAAGGAACAAAGGCGGTGACCAAGTACACCAGCTCCAAGTAA